The Anopheles maculipalpis chromosome 3RL, idAnoMacuDA_375_x, whole genome shotgun sequence genomic sequence CTCAATatgattaaacaaaaataaatattttttatattcaagCGTTCCAGTTCCATATTACTGACTCTTGAAGCTGACATCATGAACGCATCAAATGCCATTTTCTCCGAAATGCACGCGGCTTCCTGTCATGGGCTTGCTGTCATCGGTGCCCATTTCTTTTTCAGCGCATTGTCCACGAGGTAAGTCGCACAATTGAGGgcggaaaaaataattttatattttgcatCGGTACATCTCCATGTATCCCGTTTGTTACTTGTTCTTATGATTAATTATTTGTAGAAGTGTGTATTAATCGTTGATattctcttttctttccaGGTTAGTATCATTAATTTCATCGCACAACTTCCGGCTATGCCCAGCTACTGTCTGCCGCTCGACAAGAGCTGCGGTAGGATAGCCCGATGATGTGACTTCTGATCAACAATTGTTTGATTTCGTTGCTAGGGTCTATCCTCAATCGTTTGAAACATGGGGGCATACAGATACGTCCAGGAGCTGTACCGCAAGAAGCAGAGCGATGTGATGCGCTATCTGCTGCGTATTCGCGTTTGGCAGTACCGCCAAATGACCAGATTCCACCGTGCGCCTCGTCCGTCTCGCCCGGACAAGGCCCGCCGTCTGGGATACAAGGCCAAGCAGGGCTTCTCCATCTTCCGCATTCGTGTCCGCCGTGGTGGCCGCAAACGCCCGGTCCCGAAGGGTTGCACGTACGGCAAACCTAAGAGCCATGGTGTCAACCAGCTCAAGCCGTACCGTTGCCTGCAGTCCGTCGCAGAGGTAAGTGCAAGAATATGCAATGCTATTGAAACGATGCTTTGCAGAACACATGAGCTTATTAGCGCTGTAATGATGATAGTTACCATTTTTCACGCGATGATCAAGAATCATATGAGGCTCGAATCTTCCTTGGATGTCTGACACGTGCAACATAACCTCAAAAAATGCTAACATATTGTTTTGATGCCACCGGTAGTTGTGACACGCGTTAATTTTGCTTTGCTCTTTATCATCCCCGACAGGAACGTGTTGGTCGTCGTCAGGGAGGTCTGCGCGTACTGAACTCGTACTGGGTTGCTCAGGATGCTGCCCACAAGTACTACGAGGTCATTATGGTTGATCCGGCCCACAACGCCATCCGTCGTGACGCGAACGTGAACTGGATTTGTAACGCCGTGCACAAGCACCGTGAGCTTCGTGGTCTTACTTCTGCTGGAAAGAGCTCGCGCGGTCTGGGCAAGGGCTACCGCTACTCCCAGACCAATGGTGGATCCCGACGTGCCTGCTGGCGTCGTCGTAACCGCCTGCACATGCGACGATACCGTTAAGGTAAATCACATTACACTGTGGCAAGTTCGGTGGATGTTTGAAAGGCAAGTTGTATTTTCAATCCACGTAATAAAAACCCTCTGTTGGTAATAATCAACATAACTTGGAGATGTATTGTGATGAACAACCGCTTTGGGAAAGAAATCGATCTATAATTGATAGTGTTCAGCTGTAGAACTAATTAATGGAGATGAAGAACAAATCGGGCATCTAACAAAGTAACATAAATTATGTGTACTCTGGTAAAGGGAATACTCTTGAAACATCGaaattttttcaattaatcaatATGCAATAAGATTAGGCCGTTCTAACGGACTAAAAAATGtactatttattttcaagTGAGCGaagttaaaattaattaaatttttaaattgaagctcaaatttcgaaaaattatCTTTAGTGAGCTTCTTTCACAGGAACTAAtatttcgaacaaaaaaaactttttttcatataaagtTCGTTAAAAGCAATAATTGCATATTTTCAGTTTTGAATACTTAATCtgaacaacaccaaaaaaagaacatttccTTCTATAAAAACCCTGGGTGATTACGGAATTACGGTGAAAGTATATTTTTTCCAGTACTATCGAAAAGGTCAATTTGGACAAAACAGAAAGGCTCACACATAATTTGAGACATTAATTTTACTTAACGCTGAAGTAAAACAGTGTATTTTAAggttgtttgcgttttttttttttcatttatttatatggGTGTGGCGTTTGTAAATCTACATTCGACTCTGGAATTGGTTGACGGTGGTTGCTccaataaatttatatttgattATTACATGTATAAAGTCCAGGACGGCTCGACATCAGACGatacattttcaaatttaaattagtgCGCTGTTTTTCGTCTTCGCAAAGCCCCATAGCATTTCCCAAAACAATTTCCGCTTATGGCTTCAGAAGGGTTAGATTCGCCTCTGGTCATTACAAAAAATCCTGTAGTGATTCGCTAAAAGGCTCCCTGAAGCTCTCTCAATTGTGTATTTTGAAGTCAAAGCTGTTTAATGTTCTGGACATCGATAGTTAACTGTTGACGTTCTTCTTGAACTTTTAGTTTAACATTTCAGAATATGAACATGTAAAAATTGCATCATATTCAAAGTGGGCTTCGATATATTATTTACGCACGTCTTTACGTGATGGCGTTGCGCTAAATAGCAAAGATTGATATCggaattatgaaatattttacagTTTTACATCAATttaaacagtttgaaattatcCGCGACCCGTGGTCTCTACAGAGCCGTACAAATTAAAAAGCAGATTTTGGGAAATTGGTTTTTCATCAGTGACTTATACAGCTCGCTGTGGTTCTCTAAGCCTCATGCCGGACGGGACAAGTACCTTCCTAGTGGAGCATGAGTCCAACAAACTTGTATGTCCCTATCATATCCTTCTGGATTTAGCAACCGTCAAGACATTTGCACCATAACGGTACGCGGAGTAAGGGTTCGCGTGGGTCTTCAAAGCTACAAAGAAACTGTTCCCCAGTCagcagattcaatgtgatGAGGGCTCCCAACTTCGATTCCTCTTAGGACCTTCGAGGGGCTAAATCAATAACAGTCGTTTTCTTAGAGACTGCTAAAAGTTCTCCATAATATCAGGAATTCAGAATATCTattttacacaaacaaaatacaaatagaACAAAAGTTGATACTtgctttgttcttttgagTCTTGCTTTCGTTCTAATATAATGCATCTTTCTAcatgaaaaaatcaattcatgTTTGCACATTCCTTATGGACGACAAAATGTAGTCACATGTAGTCAAATGACAAAAATCTACTTACTGATTTTGTTTGTCCCTAGGTACAATCCTTCAATagaaggaacggaacgaatcTAAAAGCCGTATCAGACGTGGCAATAATAGGCTCCGAAACAAATTCACATCGTTACTTCGCCAAGAATAGGCCTAATAGTAACTGCCACCTATAAATGGTGAGTTTAGCGTCCTCTGTCAGCATAGCCTATGTTCCGTATCCATAGAGGTCTGCCAGAGACGTCTTAGCgagagaatattttttaaatgcggATTAATGCTAGCCATCGTACCTACCCTGTCAAATACAGCAACATACTTTCTCATTCTTTTCCCTCAGGAGTAAGAGGTACCTCAAGTAAGTGTCCTTAGTCCTCTGCTGTTTGTTCTGTTTATCAACGATTTATGTTCTGCTTTACCTTCCGACTGttatgtgtgctgtgctgACGACTTAAAACTTTTGCCACCTATTTCTTTCTCAATTGACTGTATATAAATTACAACTAATGTTAGACCGTTTCTCCTACAGGTGCGAATGTAAATTCCTTACTTTACGTCCGGAAAAATGTAACGTCATCTCGCTTCACTGTTCACGTAATGCCACAACATTTCCCAATTGCTTGAATATTTTCCAGGagtcacaattttttttttattgcggaTCTCGGACCTCTTTCTTGACTGTGGTCTGACCTTTCACCCCCaaattaatttcgtttttGGTACTGCTCGTAGAAACCTTGGCGTTCTACTGGTCGTTGGTTAGGTCGAGACTGGAATACTGTTCAGTTGGCTGGTCTCCCACATCAAGGATTCACATCGAACGTGTTGAGCAGGTTCAGATGTTCTTCAACAGGTTCGTTTTCCGTAAACACCTCGGTGATAACTTCTCTGGCCTGCATGATTACGAATCCAGGTGCCGTACCTTGGGCCTGGAAACGTTGGAGCTCCGCCGTACGATTGCTCAACCATCTTTTATTGCTGTGCCTCTCTTAGACTGCACCAATGCCCCTAATCTGCTCTCTGCAATTACTGTTTGCATTCCCACTCGTGTGCTCCGTCTACGTCCTCTCCTAAAAAACCGTAGTCGGCCGTAACAATCATCTGGTGCGTGCCATGCTTCTGATCAGTTCCTCGTGTAATTAGTTTGATTTTAGCTTCCCATATATCCCCACCGTGCTTGTCTCCGCCTTCCTACCATCCTCTCCCATAATTCTTTCTGCCACACCAAACATGTTCTACTTTCAATTCCAATGTTCATAAGCATGGTTGTAGAGTAGTTTTTGTAGCGTTAGAGcagacaaaatttaaaaaatatctacAAAATCATCATATGCAAGCATGTAACTTTTTGATGTGTGTAAAGTAATTCAAAAGCCACTCCAGTAGTTGTGTTTTATAACTACTTTTTATCCATCTCCTTAAAAACCCTTCAACATTTTTAAGTCAGACACTATAATAACCGACCAATACGATAAAGTAAGTAAGGAGTAACTTTTCTTGCAAATCGTCAGTAAAATCCATAATACTCTGTAACTGTCATATGACATCAATATTTAATTCTACTGTGATATTTCCTTTGCTTAAGCCGTTcatgtttatgatttttttgaaatgcttttaaaTGTTATCGAAATATTTGTAAccagaatttttgttttattttagtgcCATTTACGAAACACCCGATCCAATCCTAATCTGAAGTACGTTGAAATTCAAATCCTCACATTCTAATGAACACGTGCCAAAGCGTAACTCATTCCCCAACGCTGTACAGTTCATTCGTTCATTCGATCAGTGAAATGAACGCGATGCAATAATGCACCGTGTTGGGAAACAAAGTCATCTTGGCACATGCCCAGTTGATGCTGCATATCGGCCGCAAGGGGAAACACAGCTGGGTATCCTTACGAACGGTGTACGAATTGAGCAGTCCCGGAATGTTTTCGGGCTCTATCGTGATCCAAAATGATAGTAGCCAGGAAAGTTTTGGTCCACCTTAGTCGCACGTTGGCGTTTGCGGGATGTGCAAGGATAAAGCGGATTTTTACGAAGTTCTATGTTCAATGCTATCGAAACACGTCGCGTTAGTCGCTCGTGTTCCTCAACATGCCATACCtttgtttatccttttttaaGGGGTTGGTGTTGATAAAGCGGTAATGCTGTTAACGAAAGTTGAACTAAAATGTTTgggaaaaaattatcaaatttaatcataaataaacataataattATGTTACAGCTAAGATAGATATAAGATTTGTTGCAAGCGATGCACTGGCCAAACAATTGTTGTTTGTAGTTGAGTGTGGAGATGTGTTTCGGGCTGCACAGTAAAATACAACGAAATAATTGGCAACGCTTCCACAAATGCATGCCTGAAACTGTTGGCTTTCATTAAACATGCTAAAAGATAAAACTAGACTAATCGAGTGGATGGTGAGTTTTAACAGCGAACGTACCATAACTCGCTCGCAATCACTCCCAGGCCAGTGCGATGCAACGGGACACgctaggtgtgtgtgtatgtgtatgtggcaTAACAGGTGCAAAGTGAAACGAGCATTTTCAGGGTTCGTTTACTTCTAATGAAAGCTTGCCGACTGTCCGGATGCCACGGTAATGCGAATAATCTGACCGAGCAGGTGGTGTGGCCAGAAACAGGAAGCAGCGTttcgtttttctattttccatcGCGGTGGAGAAATCGTACAGTTGTGTGCATTCTTTATTTTGTCTATCCTGCTCTCCCTCAGCTATCGTAACTGGttcgtgcctttttttgttgttgtcgctAGTTTTCGTTCGTTCCTACCCGTTGAAAGCATTGCTGCATGTCTAtgcagttttcttttgcatagGAACATAGCCGAAGATGTGCTTGAGGTGCGCGAAAACAATGAGGCAAGGAAGGACAAAGACACGAAGCCAGCCGCCCATCGTGTTGTCTGTTTCgtgtaaatgaaaataatttaattgaagcAAAATCGCTGCACTTTAATTAAATGCAAACAAGGCAGTGATTGCTCTGCGGATGGTATTATCGATTCGGTGGAAGCTTTTGATCATCGCCGCTGGGAAAATGCTTCTGCTGGATGGTTTAAAGTGGAGGAATGTGTAACGTATTTTGAATTATGTTTTTGATCATTCGTGGACAATCTAAGTACGTAATAGTTCGTTATCATCTAGTTTGGTGATACACAAAATAGAAGCTCAATCCCTTTGGTTATAATTACATTACAATTTCGTTGGAATAGCGTTTCCCCAAAAATAATTAGTAATTAGTCATTTTTgagcaattaaaaaaatctaatttttccgtgttttttatttcatcctaAATATCTGGTtgcgaaaaaatattaacaataaAAGGGACCAGTTTAACCAGTTCCAAAGATGCTGTACCTTCAGGACAGTTAATTAAGCGAGTACGCTGGTGTCCCTTTTCCCGCAGGATGAAAAGAACTGAACcatccaacaaaaaattatgcagaaattgtttgttgttcctATTTGTCCAGTCCGTTGCTGGAGAAAGTGACATAATTAACACTGTTTGGCTGATGATTTTAGCGTAACATCGTTTAGCTAAGGCTTTTGatctgaaaaaaaagattctcgTGACTTTAAAACAACCACTTAGCTTTTAAGACAGCTTCTCAATTTCTTGGTCTTTTAAACTACTCTTCAAGGTGGATGAATTGATATATCTGCAGTCGCAAAAGGAAAGATGCAACTCCAATCGATTGCATCAATTAATTGAGTTGCACACTTTTGTATCACAAAGAACGAACTCTCTTTGATCACGTAAGGATGCCGTTTACTGGAGCGTGACTGTGCGTTTTAGTAGGAAAATGCTATTAATGCAATACCAGCAACTTCAAGGTTTAGCTCATTTGTGTGCATTGTGCTCTTATCACCTCTATCGaatcaataaatatttcaagccATGTGGAAAATATACAACTCTCGCGTTAATAGCCATTATATCCTTATATCCATAGGAAAAAAACGTATTGTGCAAGATCTAATCTAATTAATAAACCAGTGTGTCTACGAGGCGATAATTTTGCAAATGACAGCTGAAGCACCTGTTAGCATATTGCATattgattaaatattcattaaaGGGCTTGACTTTGAGTGCCAGTAGCAGTTGGTTACCATCGCATTGAACGCTATCTGAAATGAATTCATACTACTGAACACACTTGACAAACGGTGCATGATtatatcaaatttaaaaaaatctgctatgaaaaaaaaattgtcttatGAGGATTTCTGGTACATTATTGGAGTTTATCTCACCTCAATAAACCTGTCGAAACGGTCGAacctgggactgtatcgtacctttatagtcccagtactcacatacgcctctgagacatggaccctgtccaaaaaagacgaagccctcttagccgcattcgagaggaagatactcagaaggatcgttggctccgtatgtgtggaaggacaatgggcttgccatgttatacgcatggcaccggacgacccagctcagaaagtccttttaggccgtctaCACAGACAGAGGAG encodes the following:
- the LOC126563023 gene encoding 60S ribosomal protein L15, with protein sequence MGAYRYVQELYRKKQSDVMRYLLRIRVWQYRQMTRFHRAPRPSRPDKARRLGYKAKQGFSIFRIRVRRGGRKRPVPKGCTYGKPKSHGVNQLKPYRCLQSVAEERVGRRQGGLRVLNSYWVAQDAAHKYYEVIMVDPAHNAIRRDANVNWICNAVHKHRELRGLTSAGKSSRGLGKGYRYSQTNGGSRRACWRRRNRLHMRRYR